One region of Phycicoccus sp. M110.8 genomic DNA includes:
- a CDS encoding lysophospholipid acyltransferase family protein, with the protein MTQAPRTATAPGVVQVPAPWRVRVNMVIGWPLFHALYRVSVIGRDRVPRKGPVVFVGNHVGFLDGPMLPGFAPRPTCVLVKREMFRGLLGRFLRFIGHIPVTRGSGDRAALSAAVAILHSGGAVGIFPEGTRGRGDVAAVQQGAAWLAQQGGAVVVPVAFLGTRVAGASRNSVPRLRSRVVVEFGHPVTLSADPSLTGRQRLVAATEQVRDALATHVRESQARHQVFLPGDEG; encoded by the coding sequence GTGACGCAGGCGCCACGCACGGCCACTGCACCCGGGGTGGTGCAGGTGCCCGCGCCCTGGCGGGTCCGGGTCAACATGGTGATCGGCTGGCCGCTGTTCCACGCGCTGTACCGGGTGTCGGTCATCGGCCGCGACCGCGTGCCGCGCAAGGGGCCGGTCGTGTTCGTCGGCAACCACGTGGGCTTCCTCGACGGCCCGATGCTGCCGGGGTTCGCGCCGCGTCCGACGTGCGTGCTCGTCAAGCGGGAGATGTTCCGAGGACTGCTCGGGCGCTTCCTGAGATTCATCGGCCACATCCCCGTGACCCGCGGCTCCGGCGACCGTGCGGCCCTGAGCGCGGCCGTCGCGATCTTGCACTCCGGCGGTGCGGTCGGCATCTTCCCCGAGGGGACGCGCGGGCGCGGTGACGTCGCCGCCGTCCAGCAGGGCGCCGCCTGGCTGGCGCAGCAGGGCGGGGCGGTCGTCGTGCCGGTGGCCTTCCTCGGCACCCGGGTCGCTGGCGCCTCGAGGAACTCGGTTCCCCGGCTGCGCAGCAGGGTCGTGGTCGAGTTCGGCCATCCCGTCACGCTGTCGGCGGACCCGTCCCTGACCGGCCGCCAACGGCTCGTCGCCGCGACCGAGCAGGTGCGCGACGCCCTCGCCACGCACGTCCGGGAATCCCAGGCGAGGCACCAGGTGTTCCTCCCCGGGGACGAGGGCTGA
- the der gene encoding ribosome biogenesis GTPase Der: protein MGAGPTAYLRRGGPTTTPRGPAVTEHLTDDSTVERALRAGLEEFDLSDEDRALVDGELDDDGYAREEGPRPVVAVVGRPNVGKSTLVNRILGRREAVVEDVPGVTRDRVAYDADWAGRRFTLVDTGGWEIDATGIHLRVAEQAEVAVELADVVMFVVDATVGATDDDEAVVKLLRRSGKPVVLVANKVDDQRTEADAAALWNLGLGQPWPVSALHGRGSGDALDAVLEVLPAVSGVGGAYERGGPRRVALIGRPNVGKSSLLNKLAGSERVVVDNVAGTTRDPVDELIELGGKTWRFVDTAGIRRRVHQTRGADFYASLRTQTALEKAEVAVVLIDAEQSIAEQDIRVVQQVIDAGRALVVAYNKWDLLDEERRYYLEREIERELVQIPWAPRVNISAKTGRAVERLVPAIEKALDSWDTRVPTGRLNAFLGEVVAAHPHPVRGGKQPRILFATQASTRPPRFVLFASGFIEAGYRRFVERRLREEFGFEGTPIEVSVRVREKRKRR from the coding sequence ATGGGCGCCGGCCCCACGGCATACCTGCGCCGCGGCGGCCCCACCACGACTCCCCGAGGACCTGCTGTGACCGAGCACCTGACCGACGACTCCACCGTCGAGCGCGCCCTGCGCGCCGGCCTGGAGGAGTTCGACCTGAGCGACGAGGACCGCGCCCTCGTCGACGGCGAGCTCGACGACGACGGGTATGCCCGTGAGGAGGGTCCGCGGCCGGTCGTCGCCGTCGTCGGCCGCCCGAACGTCGGCAAGTCCACCCTCGTCAACCGCATCCTCGGACGCCGCGAAGCCGTCGTCGAGGACGTCCCCGGCGTGACCCGTGACCGCGTCGCGTACGACGCGGACTGGGCCGGGCGCCGGTTCACCCTCGTCGACACCGGCGGCTGGGAGATCGACGCGACCGGCATCCACCTGCGGGTCGCCGAGCAGGCCGAGGTGGCGGTCGAGCTGGCCGACGTCGTCATGTTCGTCGTCGACGCCACGGTCGGTGCCACCGATGACGACGAGGCCGTCGTCAAGCTGCTGCGCCGCTCCGGCAAGCCCGTCGTCCTCGTCGCCAACAAGGTCGACGACCAGCGCACCGAGGCCGACGCCGCCGCCCTGTGGAACCTCGGCCTCGGCCAGCCGTGGCCGGTGTCCGCGCTGCACGGGCGGGGGAGCGGTGACGCCCTCGACGCGGTCCTCGAGGTGCTGCCGGCGGTCTCGGGCGTGGGCGGGGCGTACGAGCGCGGCGGTCCGCGGCGCGTGGCCCTCATCGGCCGCCCGAACGTGGGCAAGTCCTCGCTGCTCAACAAGCTGGCCGGGTCCGAGCGGGTCGTCGTCGACAACGTCGCCGGCACCACCCGCGACCCGGTCGACGAGCTGATCGAGCTCGGCGGCAAGACCTGGCGCTTCGTCGACACCGCCGGCATCCGCCGCCGCGTGCACCAGACCCGCGGCGCCGACTTCTACGCCTCGCTGCGCACCCAGACGGCGCTGGAGAAGGCCGAGGTCGCCGTCGTCCTCATCGACGCCGAGCAGAGCATCGCCGAGCAGGACATCCGTGTCGTGCAGCAGGTCATCGACGCCGGTCGTGCCCTCGTCGTCGCCTACAACAAGTGGGACCTGCTCGACGAGGAGCGCCGCTACTACCTCGAGCGCGAGATCGAGCGCGAGCTCGTGCAGATCCCGTGGGCACCGCGGGTCAACATCTCCGCCAAGACCGGCCGCGCCGTCGAGCGGCTCGTCCCGGCGATCGAGAAGGCGCTGGACTCCTGGGACACCCGCGTCCCCACCGGACGGCTCAACGCCTTCCTCGGCGAGGTCGTGGCCGCCCACCCGCACCCGGTGCGGGGTGGCAAGCAGCCGCGCATCCTGTTCGCGACGCAGGCCTCGACCCGCCCGCCGCGGTTCGTGCTGTTCGCGTCCGGGTTCATCGAGGCCGGCTACCGGCGCTTCGTCGAGCGCCGGCTGCGTGAGGAGTTCGGCTTCGAGGGCACGCCGATCGAGGTGTCCGTGCGCGTCCGCGAGAAGCGCAAGCGCCGGTAG